From a single Nostoc edaphicum CCNP1411 genomic region:
- a CDS encoding HEAT repeat domain-containing protein yields MNDDLKNWLEMLRSPDLNDRIVAVKTLQHLGDDETIDALIIALKDEHITVQKIAIYALWEIANPVAIPALIECLGSADIDIRTEAVSALNELVTQNELLLLLDKLQSNDINLQLNILVLLRKIHDIQSLPDILPFLESKKPELREAAITTLRYINQLEKCPQALNLIFDQEASVRRAAALTLEHLQDAEVITMLCQALTNDSDWQVRRNAAKSLAIHANNQAISVLEIALSDEHWQVRKSAAQALQKIPDIQVMPRLIQALTDEYADVRKEAAIALGNLAHPDVINPLQQALDDPDKEVSIQAQRAIQKIQTDRIVSREQ; encoded by the coding sequence ATGAACGATGACCTCAAAAATTGGCTAGAAATGCTGCGATCGCCTGACCTAAATGATCGTATAGTAGCTGTCAAAACCTTGCAACATTTAGGCGATGACGAAACAATCGACGCTTTAATAATAGCTTTAAAAGACGAACATATTACTGTTCAGAAAATAGCAATATATGCCCTTTGGGAAATTGCTAATCCTGTTGCCATCCCTGCCTTAATTGAATGCCTCGGTTCAGCAGATATAGATATTCGCACTGAAGCCGTATCAGCATTAAACGAGTTAGTTACACAAAATGAATTGTTACTTTTACTAGATAAACTCCAAAGTAATGATATAAATCTTCAATTAAATATTTTAGTGCTTTTGCGGAAGATACATGATATCCAATCTTTACCCGATATTTTACCATTTTTAGAATCAAAAAAACCTGAATTAAGAGAAGCAGCCATTACGACACTGCGATATATAAATCAACTAGAAAAATGTCCGCAAGCTTTAAATTTAATCTTTGATCAAGAAGCAAGTGTACGTCGTGCTGCTGCTTTAACTTTAGAACATTTACAAGATGCAGAAGTTATTACAATGCTTTGTCAAGCACTTACAAATGATAGTGACTGGCAAGTTCGTCGGAATGCAGCTAAATCTCTGGCTATTCATGCAAATAATCAAGCAATTTCAGTATTAGAAATAGCTTTAAGTGATGAACATTGGCAAGTGCGGAAATCAGCAGCACAAGCCTTGCAAAAAATTCCAGATATTCAAGTTATGCCGAGATTAATTCAAGCATTAACAGATGAATATGCAGATGTCCGCAAAGAAGCTGCGATCGCACTTGGTAATTTAGCTCATCCTGATGTTATTAACCCCCTGCAACAAGCCTTAGATGATCCTGACAAAGAAGTGTCCATCCAAGCACAACGGGCAATTCAGAAGATTCAAACAGATAGAATAGTCTCAAGGGAGCAGTAA
- a CDS encoding 4Fe-4S dicluster domain-containing protein: MALINQRIDVPVIVDESKCLEKCTACIEVCPLDVLAKNPETGKAYMKYDECWFCLPCEKECPTNAITVQIPFLLR; the protein is encoded by the coding sequence ATGGCTTTAATTAATCAGAGAATAGATGTTCCTGTCATCGTTGATGAATCGAAATGTCTAGAAAAATGCACAGCTTGTATTGAAGTTTGTCCCTTGGATGTATTGGCAAAAAATCCAGAAACAGGCAAAGCTTACATGAAATATGATGAGTGTTGGTTTTGTCTACCTTGTGAAAAAGAATGTCCAACTAATGCAATTACAGTACAAATTCCCTTTTTATTACGTTAA